One Polaribacter reichenbachii genomic window, ATGGCAAATTGGTAAAGTAATGAATGGGTATTCGTTGCATTTTGATAAATGGTCTAAAAAAGATTTGTCTGATATGATTTTAAGAGATCGTAATCATCCATCCATAATTATGTGGAGTATTGGTAACGAAATTTTAGAGCAATACAGAAAAGATCCTAATGATATTACTGGTTATTTAAATAAAATTGTAAAATCTTTAGATACAACTCGTGCTACAACTGCTGGTTTTAATTCTTCTGCAGGTGCTTTAAGAAGCAAAATGGCGCATACTGTAGATGTTGCTGGTTTTAATTATAAACCCGGAATTTATCATCAAATAAGAAAAGAATATCCGAATTTAAAGTTTTATGCAAGCGAAACTGGTGGAGCTGTAAGCGTTAGAAATAGCTATAAATTTCCGGTTGTTTTTGATACTTTACACAATAAAAGAGGGAATTCTTTAAACACAAAAGTATACAAAGATGGTTATCCAGGAAACTACGAAACCACCAATGTGCCTTGGGGATATCCTGCTTATAAAGAGTTTGCTTCTTTAGAGAAAAACACTTCTGTTTATGGCGAATTTGTTTGGACAGGTTACGATTATTTAGGTGAACCTTCTCCTTATCACGATGCAAAATCTAGAAGCTCTTATTTTGCTCCTGTAGATTTTATTGGTTTAGAAAAAGACAAATTCTATTTATACCAAACGCAATGGAAAACGGATAAAGATGTATTGCACTTTTTTCCTCATTGGACTTTGCCTGATATGAAAGGAAAAGAAATACCTGTTGTTTGTTATACTTCTTACGAAAAAGCAGAACTTTTTGTAAACGGAAAAAGCTATGGTATACAAACCAAAAAACCAATAAATAATCATTCTTACGAAAATAATTCTATTGATAAACCTGCATCTGGAGGTGGTAATTGGGATTTATTTAAAGCATACGCAATTGTTTGGGATAATGTGGTTTATGAACCTGGTGAAGCAAAAATTGTAGCTTACAATAAAAAAGGAAAACAAGTTGCAGAAGTAAAAAGATTTACTGCTGGCAAACCTCATCATATTAAAATTAACCCTGAATTAAAATCCATTAAAAATGACGAAGTTGGTGTTTATATTGTTTCTGTATTAGATAAAGATGGCAATTTGTGTGTGAACTATAATAAAAATATGAACATTACGATTACTGGTGCTGCAACATTTTTAGCTGCAGGAAATGGAGATCCAACTAATATGCAAAACCTCTCTAAACCGAAAAGAAAATTCTTTAATGGGCAAGCTGCTGTTTTTGTAAAATCTCATAAAAAAGGAACTATTTCTGTGGATATAAAATCAGAAAGTTTACAAAAAGTAGATCAATCATTAATTGTAGAATAAGAAAATTATGCCATCAAGTTTTAGAACTATTGAACTTTCTGATCCTGTTTTTGAATCGCAAAACTTACGATTTTTAACGGTTAAAACATCTAACTTAAAAGGCAGAGGAGATATTTGTTTGTATGTACCACAAGTGGATGAAAACCTAGATGATTTACCAATTTACATACTTTTACACGGAGTTTATGGAAGTGCTTGGATTTGGGCAATGAAAGGCGGAGCTCATAAAACTACAGAAAGATTAATCAATAATAAAACCATAAAACCGGCCATTATTGCAATGCCTTCTGATGGCCTTTGGGGTGATGGTTCTGCGTACTTTGCTCATCATCAAAAAAACTTTGACAATTGGATTGTTAATGATGTAATTACGGCTGTAAAAGAAAATATTCCTGAAGCTAAAAACTCAATTTCAACTTGTATTGGTGGTTTGTCTATGGGAGGTTATGGAGCTTTATCTTTGGGAGGAAGATTTCCAGAGAAATTCAAAGCCATTTCTGGTCATAGTTCGATTACAAAATTAGAACAAATGACACTATTTGTTGAAGAGCCTTTGGAAGCCTATCAACAAGAAGCAAAATTTACTGATGTTATTGATATTTTAAAAGAGAACAAATTAAAATTACCTCCATTTCGTTTTGATTGTGGTGTAAGTGATGATTTATTTGAAGCTAACAAACTACTTCACAATCAACTTTTAAAAGCTAATATTCCTCACGAATATGAAGAGTTTAATGGTGGTCATGAATGGCCTTATTGGATTGAGCATTTGGAGAAAACATTGATTTTCTTTAATCAAAATAGTTAAAAAAACAACTTACTAAAAACAAAAAAGGTTCGATTTTAAACTAATAAAATCGAACCCAAACTATCAACAAATTTTTGGTTTTTATTGATTTGCTAAATTATATTGCACTTCTAAAGGCACACCAAAGTTACCTTCTAATTCCTTTTTAATTTGTTTAAAGAACTTGGTATCTGGTGGCATACTTAAATTTTTCCAAAATTCTGCGTTATAAGGTAAGTCT contains:
- a CDS encoding glycoside hydrolase family 2 TIM barrel-domain containing protein → MKLKTSILIIVFSCFCNFITGQEVDLLKNWKFSNYDYGDAFQENFDDTNWNKVTVPHDWAVKQDFDFAHDVQLTMVVQDGETQPRYRTGRSGALPYVGIGWYRTNYNITASVLKEKVQLLFDGAMSNAKVYVNGNYVGQRPFGYISFYFDITKYLKAGHNSIAVRLENFNSQSRWYPGAGLYRKVSVIKTNKTHVKTWGTFVTTPKINKKNAKVHLEVEVLGTGSYTMLNEIISSDGKVVSKTSKEITLDKSTKFSEDFEVKKPKLWSLDTPNLYQLKTSILKDNKVVNTYKTTFGIRNIRFEVDGFYLNDKKVKFKGVNMHHDLGPVGATFHKELFVRQMKKMKEMGVNAIRFSHNPPAPEALDICDEMGILAIDEAFDEWQIGKVMNGYSLHFDKWSKKDLSDMILRDRNHPSIIMWSIGNEILEQYRKDPNDITGYLNKIVKSLDTTRATTAGFNSSAGALRSKMAHTVDVAGFNYKPGIYHQIRKEYPNLKFYASETGGAVSVRNSYKFPVVFDTLHNKRGNSLNTKVYKDGYPGNYETTNVPWGYPAYKEFASLEKNTSVYGEFVWTGYDYLGEPSPYHDAKSRSSYFAPVDFIGLEKDKFYLYQTQWKTDKDVLHFFPHWTLPDMKGKEIPVVCYTSYEKAELFVNGKSYGIQTKKPINNHSYENNSIDKPASGGGNWDLFKAYAIVWDNVVYEPGEAKIVAYNKKGKQVAEVKRFTAGKPHHIKINPELKSIKNDEVGVYIVSVLDKDGNLCVNYNKNMNITITGAATFLAAGNGDPTNMQNLSKPKRKFFNGQAAVFVKSHKKGTISVDIKSESLQKVDQSLIVE
- a CDS encoding alpha/beta hydrolase, with translation MPSSFRTIELSDPVFESQNLRFLTVKTSNLKGRGDICLYVPQVDENLDDLPIYILLHGVYGSAWIWAMKGGAHKTTERLINNKTIKPAIIAMPSDGLWGDGSAYFAHHQKNFDNWIVNDVITAVKENIPEAKNSISTCIGGLSMGGYGALSLGGRFPEKFKAISGHSSITKLEQMTLFVEEPLEAYQQEAKFTDVIDILKENKLKLPPFRFDCGVSDDLFEANKLLHNQLLKANIPHEYEEFNGGHEWPYWIEHLEKTLIFFNQNS